A single genomic interval of Solimonas sp. K1W22B-7 harbors:
- a CDS encoding helix-turn-helix domain-containing protein produces MSSNLERQFGQVIRAARKRQAWSQERLAEAADLNRSYLGEIERGVVSPSLATIRKLALALGSPIAALIEHSERAVIPPRVYEAQLNGGDSL; encoded by the coding sequence ATGAGCAGCAATCTGGAAAGACAATTCGGCCAGGTCATCCGCGCGGCGCGCAAGCGCCAGGCCTGGTCGCAGGAGCGGCTGGCCGAGGCCGCCGACCTCAACCGCAGCTACCTCGGCGAGATCGAGCGCGGCGTGGTCAGCCCCTCGCTGGCGACGATCCGCAAGCTGGCGCTGGCGCTGGGCTCGCCGATCGCCGCGCTGATCGAGCACAGCGAGCGTGCGGTCATACCGCCGCGCGTCTATGAAGCGCAGCTCAATGGTGGCGATAGCCTGTAG
- the epsC gene encoding serine O-acetyltransferase EpsC → MSRHDVVVAPLAAAQHWDLERIVGELHQVRSRWREARHRNREFGGREFPSREALQAIAAGLRGALFPMRLGPADLRQESEDFYVGYTLDAALNALLEQVRLELTYTARHEQLGTADVEQRAVTVVREFAAGLPRLRGLLDSDVEAAYRGDPAARSVDEVLLCYPGILAIIHHRLAHQLYGLGVPLLARILAEIAHSETGIDIHPGARIGESFFIDHGTGVVIGETAVIGERVRLYQAVTLGAKRFETGEDGVLQKGAPRHPVVEDDVVIYAGATILGRITIGRGSSIGGNVWLTRSVPPGSQVTQARSQQESAATDIKGST, encoded by the coding sequence GGAGCGTATCGTCGGCGAACTGCACCAGGTGCGCAGCCGCTGGCGCGAGGCGAGGCACCGCAACCGCGAGTTCGGTGGCCGCGAATTCCCCTCGCGCGAGGCCCTGCAGGCGATCGCCGCCGGCCTGCGCGGCGCCCTGTTCCCGATGCGCCTGGGCCCGGCCGACCTGCGCCAGGAAAGCGAAGACTTCTATGTGGGCTATACGCTGGACGCGGCGCTCAATGCGCTGCTCGAGCAGGTACGCCTGGAGCTGACCTACACCGCGCGCCACGAGCAGCTCGGCACCGCCGACGTCGAACAGCGCGCCGTGACGGTCGTGCGCGAGTTCGCCGCGGGGCTGCCGCGGCTGCGCGGCCTGCTGGATTCCGACGTCGAGGCGGCCTATCGCGGCGACCCGGCAGCGCGCAGCGTCGACGAGGTGCTGCTGTGCTACCCGGGCATCCTGGCGATCATCCATCACCGCCTGGCGCACCAGCTCTATGGCCTGGGTGTGCCGCTGCTGGCGCGCATCCTGGCCGAAATTGCCCACTCCGAGACCGGCATCGACATCCATCCCGGTGCGCGCATCGGCGAAAGCTTCTTCATCGACCACGGCACCGGCGTGGTGATCGGCGAAACCGCCGTGATCGGCGAGCGCGTGCGCCTCTACCAGGCGGTGACGCTGGGCGCCAAGCGCTTCGAGACCGGCGAGGACGGCGTCCTGCAGAAGGGTGCGCCGCGCCACCCGGTGGTGGAGGACGACGTGGTGATCTACGCCGGCGCCACCATCCTCGGCCGCATCACCATCGGCCGCGGCTCCAGCATCGGCGGCAACGTCTGGCTGACGCGCAGCGTGCCCCCCGGCAGCCAGGTCACGCAGGCGCGTTCGCAACAGGAATCGGCAGCAACCGACATCAAGGGAAGCACATGA